A window from Pyrococcus yayanosii CH1 encodes these proteins:
- the nurA gene encoding DNA double-strand break repair nuclease NurA, with the protein MRLLPANHVERITTMLKEQLKKVEEKLRDVKWRPLPKSEESRVYAVDGSQGKARLSGTIIYMVSSFAFGSGRPYRLFYTNAMLYNYGISDQMIRLQMETLENKLGYLAGKLGDVDLVIMDGTLTGSLTRPPVYPESVRGIRTLEMFLGKAELRRLVREFRKELDSHYRNLEDELMERGFSESPILADMLVDRFFERFTRGKIMPERIVIRSRESLPEKITIRLTDLERAANEGKTAEDLLREIEEKKGIRVVATREELRDAFHVVLAYVEYLDSLERLLGLDLFYVAKSFYTRRLSSKAGVPIVDSAYLDAILRKLRGSEEPGYLKLEERIRVEHEIPDPLRDFFERVRRCGEEGVHGAYVRFERGDVIYMVQSNKEITRVLPKALHHRTGGYLRPLQRAHEGVKISQREFRTALDVLMNHLRLKDPDLRVFVKYGRSPLE; encoded by the coding sequence TTGAGGCTTCTGCCGGCGAACCACGTTGAGAGAATAACTACGATGCTGAAAGAACAGCTGAAAAAGGTGGAGGAAAAGCTCAGGGACGTTAAGTGGCGACCCCTGCCCAAGTCCGAGGAGAGCAGGGTTTATGCGGTAGATGGGAGCCAAGGCAAGGCCAGACTGAGCGGAACCATAATCTACATGGTCTCCTCTTTTGCCTTTGGAAGCGGACGCCCCTACAGGCTCTTCTACACGAACGCAATGCTCTACAACTACGGAATCTCGGACCAAATGATAAGGCTACAGATGGAGACGCTCGAGAACAAGCTCGGCTATCTCGCGGGAAAGCTCGGGGATGTCGACCTTGTCATAATGGATGGAACTTTAACGGGCTCCCTCACGAGGCCGCCAGTTTACCCGGAGAGCGTAAGGGGGATAAGGACTTTGGAGATGTTCCTTGGAAAAGCAGAGCTCAGGAGACTTGTCAGGGAGTTCCGGAAAGAGCTGGACTCCCATTACAGGAACTTAGAAGATGAACTAATGGAGAGGGGCTTTTCAGAAAGTCCAATACTCGCCGATATGCTCGTTGACAGGTTCTTCGAAAGGTTCACGCGGGGAAAGATAATGCCGGAAAGGATTGTAATAAGGTCACGGGAATCTCTGCCAGAAAAGATAACCATAAGGTTGACAGATCTTGAAAGGGCGGCAAATGAGGGAAAGACGGCCGAGGATTTACTGAGGGAGATCGAGGAGAAAAAGGGAATAAGGGTAGTAGCCACAAGGGAGGAGTTAAGGGATGCCTTTCATGTCGTTCTCGCCTACGTAGAGTACCTCGACTCCCTAGAAAGGCTGCTCGGCCTTGACCTCTTCTATGTTGCGAAGAGCTTCTACACGAGAAGGCTGAGCTCAAAAGCCGGCGTTCCAATCGTCGATTCTGCCTACCTTGACGCTATCCTCAGGAAGCTGAGAGGAAGCGAAGAGCCCGGCTATCTAAAGCTTGAGGAGAGAATTAGGGTAGAACACGAGATACCCGACCCTCTCAGGGATTTCTTCGAAAGAGTTCGCCGGTGTGGTGAGGAAGGTGTCCACGGGGCATATGTCAGGTTCGAGAGGGGGGACGTAATTTACATGGTCCAGTCGAACAAGGAGATAACAAGGGTGCTCCCCAAGGCCCTCCACCACAGGACTGGTGGCTATCTAAGGCCCCTCCAGCGGGCCCACGAAGGCGTTAAAATCTCCCAGAGGGAGTTTCGCACAGCCCTCGACGTGCTGATGAACCATCTCCGCTTGAAGGACCCCGATTTGAGGGTCTTCGTCAAATACGGACGCTCACCGCTGGAGTGA
- a CDS encoding DUF2103 domain-containing protein, producing MPRHFRKGVKREHHFLKGLEKPLERIAAIPGVKKVIPGRIYASDSRGFEIKVSRETRTGLKLIAKSDGSVQEVFLVVDIGDRERVRKAIEELAEEWRKC from the coding sequence ATGCCGAGGCACTTCAGGAAGGGCGTCAAGAGGGAGCACCACTTCCTCAAGGGGCTTGAGAAACCCCTCGAGCGGATCGCGGCTATACCAGGCGTTAAGAAGGTTATTCCTGGCAGGATTTACGCCAGCGATTCGAGGGGCTTTGAGATAAAGGTCTCTCGGGAAACGAGAACCGGCCTCAAGCTCATTGCGAAGAGCGACGGGAGCGTCCAAGAGGTCTTCCTCGTGGTGGATATAGGGGACAGGGAGAGGGTGAGGAAGGCAATTGAAGAGCTCGCGGAGGAGTGGAGAAAGTGTTAG
- a CDS encoding inositol-3-phosphate synthase: MVRVVIVGQGYVASIFAVGLERIKRGDLGYYGVPLANELPIKVEDIQIVGSYDVDKTKIGLPLYEIVQRYWKGDVPETLQEVFVRKGVHLRSLRNLPIEAVGLEDEMSLRDAIEHLVSEWKELKPDVIVNVPTTEAFVPFEDLEKLEKAIKEDDRDRLTATQVYAYAAAQYAKEVGGAAFVNAIPTLIANDPAFVELAKESNLVIFGDDGATGATPLTADVLAHLAQRNRHVRDIAQFNIGGNTDFLALTDKERNRSKEYTKSSVVEDILGYNAPHFIKPTGFLEPLGDKKFIAMHIEYVSFNGAIDELVITGRINDSPALAGLLVDLVRLGKIAVDRKEFGTVYEVNAFYMKNPGPKEAKNLPRIIAYEKMRQWAGLKPRYL, encoded by the coding sequence ATGGTAAGGGTTGTGATAGTCGGCCAAGGATACGTTGCGAGCATTTTTGCGGTGGGCCTTGAGAGGATAAAGAGGGGGGACCTCGGTTACTACGGTGTTCCCCTAGCCAACGAGCTTCCCATAAAAGTCGAGGACATTCAGATAGTCGGCTCCTATGACGTTGACAAGACCAAGATCGGACTGCCCCTCTACGAAATCGTCCAGAGGTACTGGAAGGGCGATGTTCCTGAAACTCTTCAGGAGGTCTTCGTGAGGAAGGGAGTCCACCTCAGGAGCCTCAGGAACCTTCCCATAGAGGCAGTGGGCCTTGAAGACGAGATGAGTCTCAGGGATGCCATCGAGCACCTTGTGAGTGAGTGGAAGGAGCTCAAGCCAGATGTCATAGTTAACGTGCCCACGACGGAAGCCTTCGTTCCCTTTGAAGACCTGGAAAAGCTTGAGAAAGCCATAAAGGAGGATGACAGGGACAGGCTCACAGCCACGCAAGTCTACGCCTACGCTGCAGCCCAGTATGCCAAAGAAGTTGGAGGCGCGGCTTTCGTGAACGCCATCCCGACCCTCATAGCCAACGATCCAGCATTTGTGGAGCTCGCGAAGGAGAGCAACCTTGTCATCTTCGGGGACGATGGTGCCACCGGTGCAACGCCCCTTACTGCGGACGTCCTCGCCCACCTCGCCCAGAGGAACCGCCACGTGAGGGATATCGCCCAGTTCAACATAGGTGGAAACACCGACTTCCTTGCCCTGACCGACAAGGAGAGAAACAGGAGTAAGGAGTACACCAAGAGCTCCGTGGTTGAGGACATCCTCGGCTACAATGCACCGCACTTCATCAAGCCCACAGGCTTCCTTGAGCCTCTGGGCGACAAGAAGTTCATAGCCATGCACATCGAGTACGTCAGCTTCAATGGTGCCATCGACGAGCTCGTCATAACGGGCAGGATAAACGACAGTCCAGCCCTTGCCGGACTCCTTGTGGACCTCGTCAGGCTCGGAAAGATTGCCGTGGATAGGAAAGAGTTTGGAACCGTCTATGAGGTTAACGCCTTCTACATGAAGAACCCCGGTCCCAAGGAGGCCAAGAACTTACCCAGGATAATAGCCTACGAGAAGATGAGGCAGTGGGCAGGCCTGAAGCCCAGGTATCTCTGA
- a CDS encoding sulfide-dependent adenosine diphosphate thiazole synthase, which translates to MLEHVAISRAIIESYMKELLNSLRLDVAIVGAGPSGMVAAYYLAKGGAKVAIFEKKLSIGGGIWGGGMGFNKVVVQEEAREILDEFGITYEEFEPGLYVADAIEVATTIASKTVKAGAKIFNMVEVEDLVVKEGRVSGVVVNWTPVRMTGLHVDPLTVEAKFVIDSTGHGAQITQHLLRRGLIEKVPGEGPMWAEMGERLTVEHTKEVFPGLYVTGMAANAVAGAPRMGPIFGGMFLSGRKAAMEILQKLRA; encoded by the coding sequence ATGCTTGAGCACGTGGCCATAAGCAGGGCAATAATCGAGTCCTACATGAAGGAGCTTCTCAACAGTCTTCGCCTAGATGTCGCGATTGTCGGCGCGGGCCCGTCCGGTATGGTCGCTGCCTACTACTTAGCAAAGGGTGGGGCCAAAGTGGCTATCTTCGAGAAGAAGCTGAGCATCGGTGGCGGAATCTGGGGAGGTGGTATGGGGTTCAATAAGGTGGTAGTTCAGGAGGAGGCGAGGGAAATACTCGACGAGTTCGGCATAACATACGAGGAGTTCGAGCCCGGCCTTTACGTCGCCGACGCTATCGAGGTTGCCACTACCATAGCGAGCAAGACCGTGAAGGCAGGGGCAAAGATATTCAACATGGTCGAAGTTGAGGATCTCGTCGTCAAGGAGGGCCGCGTCTCCGGAGTTGTCGTTAACTGGACACCGGTAAGAATGACGGGTCTTCACGTTGATCCACTGACGGTCGAGGCAAAGTTCGTTATCGATTCAACTGGTCATGGCGCCCAAATAACTCAGCACCTCCTCAGAAGAGGCCTAATTGAGAAAGTGCCGGGCGAGGGACCCATGTGGGCCGAGATGGGTGAGCGGCTTACGGTCGAGCACACGAAAGAAGTCTTTCCGGGCCTCTACGTAACGGGAATGGCCGCCAACGCCGTCGCAGGAGCTCCTAGGATGGGGCCGATATTCGGCGGCATGTTCCTGAGCGGCAGAAAGGCCGCCATGGAAATCCTGCAGAAGCTGAGAGCATAG
- the thiC gene encoding phosphomethylpyrimidine synthase ThiC yields the protein MTQMEEAKRGVITEELKFIAEREGISAEKLRRSIAKGHTVIFRNVRHDWIKPVAVGNVVRVKVNANIGTSRDIINVEEEIEKAKIAVKYGADTIMDLSTGGDLDEIRKKIMKAIDVPIGTVPIYQAAEEMLAKGRAIIEMTEDDMWKAVEKHFRDGVDFATIHVGVTKEVVEKMKKTKRIVGMVSRGGTFLAAWILHWDKENPFYKDYDYLLELAKEYDVVLSLGDGLRPGGLPDAGDELQIAELYTLGRLVKRAREAGVQTMVEGPGHVPIDQIPAQIKLAKIATDNAPFYVLGPIVTDIFPGYDYIAAAIGGAIAALNGADFLCYVTPAEHLGLPDKEHVRLGVIAAKIAAHAVNLTRFEADFKKDYLMSLARGRLNWEKQYELAPDKERFIEIRKERPTKTEACSMCGDLCAIKIIQEILAKKGEED from the coding sequence ATGACGCAGATGGAGGAAGCCAAGCGGGGTGTTATAACGGAGGAGCTGAAATTTATAGCTGAAAGGGAGGGAATAAGTGCCGAGAAGCTCAGGAGAAGCATTGCTAAGGGTCACACGGTAATCTTCAGGAACGTTAGGCATGACTGGATTAAGCCAGTCGCCGTTGGAAACGTCGTCCGCGTGAAGGTGAACGCCAACATAGGAACCTCGAGGGACATAATCAACGTCGAGGAAGAAATAGAGAAGGCTAAGATAGCCGTCAAGTACGGTGCCGACACGATAATGGATCTCTCTACCGGCGGCGATCTCGATGAAATAAGGAAGAAAATCATGAAAGCAATTGACGTGCCAATAGGCACGGTTCCCATATACCAGGCGGCCGAGGAGATGCTGGCTAAAGGAAGGGCCATCATCGAGATGACCGAGGACGATATGTGGAAGGCCGTTGAGAAGCACTTCAGGGACGGCGTTGACTTCGCAACAATACATGTCGGCGTAACCAAGGAGGTCGTCGAGAAGATGAAGAAAACCAAGCGCATCGTCGGCATGGTGTCCCGCGGTGGGACTTTCTTGGCGGCCTGGATACTCCATTGGGACAAGGAGAATCCTTTCTACAAGGACTACGACTACCTTCTCGAGCTTGCCAAGGAGTACGATGTCGTGCTGAGTCTCGGCGATGGGTTAAGGCCGGGAGGACTTCCAGATGCGGGGGATGAACTGCAGATTGCCGAGCTCTACACCCTCGGAAGGCTCGTGAAGAGGGCAAGAGAGGCTGGTGTTCAAACCATGGTGGAAGGGCCGGGTCACGTGCCAATAGACCAGATACCTGCTCAAATAAAGCTCGCCAAGATCGCCACAGACAACGCGCCCTTCTACGTTTTAGGACCGATAGTCACGGACATCTTCCCCGGCTACGACTACATAGCGGCTGCTATAGGCGGTGCGATAGCCGCCCTCAACGGAGCGGACTTCCTATGCTATGTTACTCCCGCCGAGCACCTTGGCCTCCCTGACAAGGAACACGTGAGGCTGGGGGTAATAGCGGCCAAGATAGCAGCCCACGCCGTCAATTTGACCCGTTTCGAGGCAGACTTCAAGAAGGACTACCTCATGAGTCTGGCCAGGGGGAGGCTAAACTGGGAGAAGCAGTATGAACTTGCCCCGGACAAGGAGCGCTTCATTGAGATAAGAAAGGAGAGGCCCACCAAGACTGAGGCATGTTCCATGTGCGGAGACCTCTGTGCGATAAAGATAATCCAAGAGATCCTCGCTAAGAAGGGTGAGGAGGATTGA
- a CDS encoding phosphoribosylaminoimidazolesuccinocarboxamide synthase, whose protein sequence is MRLIYRGKTKNVYEDGPYLIFYFKDSLLGFGDEEDTGGNEVIGERKGKGSAVLKQAEFFFKLLEEHGIKTHFVERLDERRARFLKAEKIPLEVIYRFKAYGSFLRRYCGWVEPLQELNIVEFTLKDDSLGDPLITEEAIERLGIASAEEIRQMKETTKKVAKILREFFSSKALDIIDFKLEFGRRERRLLVIDEISGDTMRVMRNGKLLSQEELLEVIG, encoded by the coding sequence TTGAGGCTAATTTACAGGGGCAAGACGAAGAACGTCTACGAGGACGGCCCCTACCTTATATTTTACTTCAAGGACTCCCTCCTTGGTTTTGGCGATGAGGAAGATACAGGTGGCAACGAAGTAATAGGTGAGCGGAAGGGCAAGGGAAGCGCCGTGCTGAAACAGGCAGAGTTCTTCTTTAAACTTTTGGAGGAACATGGAATAAAGACGCACTTTGTCGAGCGGCTGGACGAGAGAAGGGCCCGGTTTCTCAAGGCCGAGAAGATACCTCTGGAAGTCATTTATCGTTTCAAGGCCTACGGGAGTTTCCTCAGACGTTACTGCGGGTGGGTTGAGCCATTGCAGGAGCTCAACATCGTCGAGTTCACGCTGAAGGACGACTCACTCGGCGACCCGCTCATAACGGAGGAAGCAATAGAAAGGCTCGGCATAGCATCGGCCGAAGAGATACGGCAGATGAAAGAAACGACTAAGAAGGTCGCTAAAATCCTGCGAGAATTCTTCTCATCTAAGGCCCTCGATATAATCGACTTCAAGCTTGAGTTCGGGAGGAGAGAAAGGAGACTCCTGGTAATCGACGAGATAAGCGGCGACACAATGAGGGTGATGCGAAATGGAAAGCTTTTGAGTCAGGAAGAGCTCTTGGAGGTGATAGGATGA
- a CDS encoding formate--phosphoribosylaminoimidazolecarboxamide ligase, translating into MIISTIASHSSLQILLGAKNEGFQTRLYIKPRRKAFYSSIPLVDELVVTEDMARILNDDGIVIPHGSFVAYLGIDAIENSKAKFFGNKRFLKWETTFELQDRALEKAGIPSVEVVESEDVKPDELYFVRIEGPRGGSGHFMAYGRELEEKLEKISEPYRIERFISGAYIYVHFFYSPIMDRLELFGVDERLVIADANKRRPFKSLPYIIVGNKAVALRESLLPKLYDYGLAFVEAMKELERPGVIGPFALHFAYDGDFHCMGFASRIDGGSNASHWYSALYWGKSMFMGERIAREIRMAINEDRLEEVIT; encoded by the coding sequence ATGATAATTTCCACGATAGCCTCCCACTCATCTCTCCAGATTCTCCTTGGGGCGAAAAACGAGGGCTTTCAAACGCGGCTCTACATCAAGCCTCGCAGGAAAGCGTTCTACTCATCCATTCCGCTCGTTGATGAGCTCGTCGTTACCGAGGATATGGCGAGGATACTTAATGACGATGGAATAGTCATTCCACACGGCTCTTTTGTCGCTTATCTCGGTATCGACGCCATAGAAAACTCCAAGGCTAAGTTCTTCGGCAACAAGCGCTTCCTCAAGTGGGAGACCACCTTTGAGCTACAGGACAGGGCCCTTGAGAAAGCAGGAATTCCAAGCGTTGAGGTCGTTGAGTCTGAAGATGTTAAGCCCGACGAGCTTTACTTTGTTCGCATTGAGGGGCCGAGAGGTGGAAGTGGCCACTTCATGGCCTACGGAAGAGAGCTTGAGGAAAAGCTCGAAAAAATAAGCGAGCCCTACCGGATTGAGCGCTTCATTAGTGGCGCTTATATCTATGTTCACTTCTTCTACTCGCCGATTATGGACAGACTGGAGCTCTTCGGTGTGGATGAACGCTTGGTCATAGCAGACGCCAATAAGAGGCGACCCTTCAAGTCCCTGCCCTATATCATAGTCGGCAACAAGGCCGTGGCCCTGAGGGAGTCCCTTCTTCCAAAGCTCTACGACTACGGCTTGGCTTTTGTGGAAGCTATGAAGGAGCTAGAAAGGCCCGGTGTCATCGGTCCCTTCGCACTCCACTTCGCCTACGACGGTGATTTTCACTGCATGGGATTTGCATCAAGAATAGACGGCGGGAGCAACGCCTCTCATTGGTATTCGGCTCTCTACTGGGGGAAATCCATGTTCATGGGAGAGAGGATAGCTCGCGAGATTAGGATGGCAATCAACGAGGATCGCCTTGAGGAGGTGATAACTTGA
- a CDS encoding IMP cyclohydrolase, whose amino-acid sequence MRYVGRMLGIGLNNGKPFAFYRLNSRSFPNRKAVVRGGDVFIVNQEETDNPYVSYPVVKLLEGYVVVSNGLQTTFIAQALEWESPKKALIHVLDAFDYERDDYNTPRIAGIVERGKVRGWLGFVGRDELWVKGLKLREGMAFFTATYNVDGVEEIELSFSSAKELVEKVLSFKFTHAVLAIGVVEKEKGWEIAVGP is encoded by the coding sequence TTGAGGTACGTCGGCAGGATGCTTGGAATTGGCCTCAATAACGGCAAGCCCTTTGCCTTCTATCGCCTCAACTCTCGCTCCTTTCCCAACAGGAAAGCTGTTGTTAGGGGGGGCGATGTCTTCATAGTTAATCAGGAGGAGACGGACAATCCCTACGTGAGCTATCCGGTCGTCAAGCTCCTTGAAGGGTACGTAGTGGTGAGCAATGGACTTCAGACGACTTTCATCGCTCAGGCATTAGAGTGGGAAAGCCCTAAGAAGGCTCTGATTCATGTGCTCGATGCCTTTGACTACGAGCGCGACGATTACAACACCCCGAGGATCGCTGGAATAGTTGAGCGCGGAAAGGTTAGAGGGTGGCTCGGTTTCGTCGGCAGGGACGAGCTGTGGGTTAAAGGCCTCAAACTGAGGGAGGGGATGGCCTTCTTCACCGCCACGTATAACGTCGATGGCGTTGAAGAAATCGAGCTGAGCTTTTCGAGCGCCAAAGAGCTTGTGGAGAAAGTTTTGAGCTTTAAATTCACCCATGCGGTGCTGGCGATTGGAGTCGTAGAAAAGGAGAAGGGGTGGGAGATAGCAGTTGGGCCTTGA
- a CDS encoding slipin family protein codes for MLPTNFIVLGIVLLFVLVFLASAIKIVKEYERAVIFRLGRVVGARGPGLFFIIPIFEKAVIVDLRTQVLDVPVQETITKDNVPVRVNAVVYFRVIDPVRAVTQVRNYIMATSQISQTTLRSVIGQAHLDELLSERDKLNRELQRIIDEATDPWGIKVTAVEIKDVELPAGMQRAMARQAEAERERRARILLAEAERQAAEKLREAAEIISEHPMALQLRTLQTISDVASDKSNVIVLTLPMEMLKLFKSLTEAAEAYREKAEKGEGK; via the coding sequence TTGCTGCCGACGAACTTTATTGTTTTGGGAATAGTTTTGCTTTTTGTGCTGGTGTTCCTTGCTAGCGCCATAAAGATAGTCAAGGAGTACGAAAGGGCAGTCATCTTCAGGCTCGGGAGGGTCGTCGGCGCCAGGGGGCCCGGCCTGTTCTTCATTATACCGATATTCGAGAAGGCCGTGATAGTTGACTTGAGGACTCAGGTGCTCGACGTTCCAGTTCAGGAGACCATAACAAAGGACAACGTTCCCGTTCGCGTCAACGCCGTCGTGTATTTCAGGGTTATCGACCCCGTTAGGGCTGTTACGCAGGTGAGGAACTACATAATGGCCACGAGCCAGATATCCCAGACCACGCTGAGGAGCGTCATAGGCCAGGCCCACCTCGACGAGCTCCTGAGTGAGAGGGACAAGCTGAATAGAGAGCTCCAGCGGATTATTGATGAGGCCACGGACCCGTGGGGCATAAAGGTTACCGCCGTGGAGATTAAGGATGTAGAACTGCCAGCTGGAATGCAGAGGGCTATGGCAAGGCAGGCGGAGGCCGAGAGGGAGAGGAGGGCCAGGATACTCCTGGCCGAGGCAGAGAGGCAGGCGGCCGAGAAGCTCCGCGAGGCGGCGGAGATAATCTCAGAGCACCCGATGGCACTTCAGCTTAGAACGCTCCAGACGATAAGCGACGTGGCTAGCGACAAGAGCAACGTTATCGTCCTGACGCTTCCAATGGAGATGCTCAAGCTCTTCAAGAGCCTCACAGAGGCCGCGGAAGCCTACAGGGAGAAGGCTGAGAAGGGAGAAGGGAAATAA
- a CDS encoding NfeD family protein: MRKPLLLLVIFLLLPSVLAQERTVYVAQVRGEITFYTYDQFDRYISEAERAGAEAIIIQLDTPGGRGDAMQAIIQRIQKAKVPVIIYIYPPGATAASAGTYIALGSHFIAMAPGTSIGACRPILGYAQNGSIIEAPPKIVNHYVAYIKSLAEESGRNATIAERFITEDLSLTPEDALKYGVIEVVARDVNELLEKADGMTTKLPVNGRYVTLHLRGARVVYLEPSFKDKLITYITDPTIAYLLLTLGIWALILGFLTPGWHVPETVGAIMIVLAIIGLGYFGYRSAGLLLIIVAMLFFVAEALTPTFGLFTVAGLITFLLGSIMLFGGGEVEYLIGPDVFRELRLVIITISVLLALFFAFGMAAVIRAHRRKAKTGKEEMTGLTGIVIEPLNPEGMVKVRGELWRARSRDGKKIDVGEKVKVVDMEGLTLIVVKEGGD; this comes from the coding sequence ATGCGGAAGCCTCTGCTCTTGCTGGTAATATTCCTGCTCCTTCCCTCTGTTCTCGCACAGGAGAGAACCGTTTATGTGGCCCAGGTAAGGGGCGAGATAACCTTTTACACCTACGATCAGTTCGACCGATATATAAGCGAGGCCGAGCGGGCAGGGGCAGAGGCGATAATCATCCAGCTTGACACGCCGGGAGGAAGAGGGGACGCCATGCAGGCCATAATCCAGAGGATTCAAAAGGCTAAGGTCCCCGTGATAATATACATTTACCCTCCCGGAGCAACGGCGGCCTCTGCCGGCACCTACATAGCGCTTGGCTCTCACTTCATAGCTATGGCTCCCGGAACAAGCATCGGGGCTTGTAGGCCCATACTTGGCTACGCCCAGAACGGCTCCATAATAGAGGCTCCCCCAAAGATAGTGAACCACTATGTAGCCTACATAAAGAGTCTCGCCGAGGAGAGCGGCAGGAACGCCACGATTGCCGAGAGGTTCATAACTGAGGACCTGAGCCTGACGCCGGAGGATGCTCTGAAATACGGGGTAATCGAGGTTGTAGCGAGGGACGTCAATGAGCTATTGGAGAAAGCCGACGGCATGACGACAAAGCTCCCCGTCAATGGACGGTACGTGACGCTCCACCTAAGAGGGGCGAGGGTGGTTTATCTAGAGCCCTCCTTCAAGGACAAGCTTATAACCTACATAACGGACCCGACGATAGCATACTTGCTTCTCACGCTCGGCATATGGGCCCTAATTCTTGGCTTCCTAACGCCGGGATGGCACGTGCCGGAAACCGTCGGGGCGATAATGATAGTCCTCGCCATAATAGGCCTCGGTTACTTTGGCTACAGGAGCGCGGGCCTCCTGCTGATCATCGTCGCCATGCTCTTCTTCGTTGCCGAAGCTCTGACGCCGACCTTTGGCCTCTTCACGGTGGCCGGCCTGATAACCTTTCTCCTCGGTAGCATCATGCTTTTCGGGGGTGGTGAAGTGGAGTACCTCATTGGTCCCGACGTCTTCAGGGAACTCCGGCTCGTCATAATTACCATCAGCGTTCTCCTTGCTCTCTTCTTCGCCTTCGGAATGGCCGCCGTGATAAGGGCGCACCGAAGAAAAGCCAAGACAGGAAAGGAGGAGATGACAGGCCTCACGGGCATCGTCATCGAGCCCCTTAATCCCGAGGGTATGGTAAAGGTCAGGGGTGAGCTCTGGAGGGCGAGGAGCCGTGATGGGAAGAAGATAGATGTTGGAGAGAAAGTTAAGGTTGTCGATATGGAGGGTCTAACGCTGATAGTCGTTAAGGAGGGAGGTGATTGA
- a CDS encoding ACT domain-containing protein, translated as MRRYLIVRVKEDGKLELPLDVAYEVGLVKGAYFLVEADTDIKEMHIERIALPGKELVEIELVIEDKPGVLAKVSGALGRLGVNILFNEAEELETLGLSAFVAIVDVSGSKVTPEELEKVLGSIEEVKEVKVLRVQ; from the coding sequence ATGAGGAGGTACCTGATAGTTAGGGTTAAGGAGGACGGGAAGCTGGAGCTTCCCTTGGATGTGGCCTATGAAGTGGGTCTCGTGAAGGGAGCATACTTCCTCGTCGAGGCAGACACCGACATAAAGGAGATGCACATCGAGAGAATAGCCTTGCCCGGGAAGGAGCTCGTTGAGATTGAGCTTGTCATCGAGGACAAGCCGGGTGTTCTGGCCAAGGTCAGCGGTGCCCTGGGAAGACTTGGTGTTAACATATTGTTCAACGAAGCAGAGGAACTCGAAACCCTCGGCCTTTCGGCATTCGTTGCAATCGTTGATGTTAGCGGCTCAAAAGTCACCCCGGAGGAGCTTGAGAAGGTGCTCGGATCAATTGAGGAAGTTAAGGAAGTCAAGGTGCTGAGAGTACAATAA